The nucleotide sequence ACCATGTTGTCATTGATGAAAACAGGGATAAATTTGTTTCCGTTATGAACCATGATGGTGTGACCGATCATGTCCGGGAAAATCGTACTTCTACGAGACCAGGTTTTAAACGGTTTCTTTTGGTTTTCAGAGTTCAGCTTGATCACCTTGCTCATGAGGTGACTGTCGATGAACGGACCTTTTTTAGA is from Leptospira sp. WS58.C1 and encodes:
- the rpsS gene encoding 30S ribosomal protein S19, which produces MMRSSKKGPFIDSHLMSKVIKLNSENQKKPFKTWSRRSTIFPDMIGHTIMVHNGNKFIPVFINDNMVGHKLGEFAPTRTYRGHGNTDKKAAKK